A genomic segment from Methanolobus zinderi encodes:
- a CDS encoding ABC transporter ATP-binding protein: MGIRVDFRKRYYRKKSDKKKGIEAAFTLDAKFEMGDELVVLFGRSGSGKTTALQCISGLLEPNGGKIIVNDRVYFDCHKRINLPVQERSLGYVFQNYALFPHMDVKKNIAYGLKGWSDGEKESRVNEMLQLLHIEGLEDNYPSQLSGGQKQRVALARALAPKPDILLLDEPFSALDMVVRLNLRDKIKEIQRELGIPVLFITHNHVEAFTIADKIIVFHDGRVQQLGTPEDVFYHPKNHHVAELVGMSNLFRNAIVKEVDPASGTIVVQSEEMLVRAEHPAIEKGTKISWGIRPENLRVLRKIGDGTGMQDENIFDATVKSIVNKGSSKVIVLKIKEHSNLIIAEVANQFLENTKLEAGDKCRVAIDKSRVVVI; encoded by the coding sequence ATGGGCATCAGAGTGGATTTCAGAAAACGCTATTACAGGAAAAAGAGTGACAAGAAAAAAGGCATTGAAGCCGCTTTCACACTTGATGCCAAATTCGAGATGGGAGATGAGCTGGTGGTGCTTTTCGGACGTTCAGGCTCCGGGAAGACAACCGCACTTCAGTGTATTTCCGGCCTCCTGGAGCCAAATGGTGGTAAGATAATAGTAAACGACAGGGTATATTTTGACTGCCACAAAAGGATCAACCTGCCGGTACAGGAGAGAAGCCTCGGATATGTTTTCCAGAATTACGCACTTTTCCCGCATATGGATGTGAAGAAGAATATCGCCTACGGACTCAAGGGATGGAGTGACGGAGAAAAAGAGAGCAGGGTAAATGAGATGCTGCAATTGCTTCATATAGAAGGTCTGGAGGATAACTATCCCTCACAGCTCTCGGGTGGGCAGAAACAGAGGGTTGCACTTGCCCGTGCCCTTGCACCAAAACCTGACATTCTCCTGCTGGACGAACCTTTCTCAGCGCTGGACATGGTAGTCCGCCTGAATCTTCGGGACAAGATCAAGGAGATACAGAGAGAGCTCGGGATACCGGTACTTTTTATCACACACAACCATGTGGAAGCTTTCACAATTGCCGACAAGATCATCGTTTTCCACGACGGCCGTGTGCAGCAACTTGGTACGCCTGAGGATGTATTCTATCATCCGAAGAACCATCATGTTGCGGAACTTGTCGGTATGTCCAACCTGTTCAGGAACGCAATTGTGAAGGAGGTGGACCCTGCTTCCGGCACGATCGTAGTTCAAAGCGAGGAAATGCTTGTAAGAGCAGAACATCCGGCAATTGAAAAGGGTACAAAGATATCATGGGGAATACGTCCTGAGAACCTGCGTGTCCTGCGTAAGATAGGAGATGGAACAGGAATGCAGGATGAGAATATATTTGATGCAACGGTGAAGAGTATTGTCAACAAGGGGTCCAGCAAGGTAATAGTTCTGAAGATCAAAGAACACAGCAACCTGATCATCGCCGAGGTGGCAAACCAGTTTTTAGAGAATACAAAACTTGAAGCCGGGGATAAATGCAGGGTGGCCATTGACAAGAGCAGGGTCGTTGTAATCTGA
- the modA gene encoding molybdate ABC transporter substrate-binding protein, with the protein MLYNRKLILAITAILTIALLASGCTDTNEDTNAGEQAQATTITVSAAASLTEAFNEIEEKFEEENPDIDVNYNFAGSGTLRMQIEGGAPIDVFASASQNHMDLLSEQSLIVEDSREDFAANTVVLITPAGNELDINGPEDLTSSEVGTISIGNPETAPVGRYTVEALEAEGLWEELEAKTLLADDVKQVLVYVERGEVDSGFVYSTDAATSEQGTIDIAATLPTVTPISYPIAVTSASENKEEAQTFVDFVSSDQGRAILESYGFTA; encoded by the coding sequence ATGTTATACAACAGGAAACTCATTCTGGCAATTACAGCTATTCTGACAATCGCACTTCTCGCCAGCGGATGCACTGACACAAACGAGGATACTAACGCAGGAGAGCAGGCACAGGCCACAACAATTACAGTATCCGCTGCCGCAAGCCTTACAGAAGCCTTTAACGAGATAGAGGAAAAGTTCGAAGAAGAGAATCCCGATATAGATGTGAACTATAACTTTGCGGGATCAGGAACACTCAGGATGCAGATCGAAGGCGGCGCACCCATAGATGTATTCGCATCAGCTTCACAGAACCACATGGATCTTTTAAGTGAGCAGTCCCTGATAGTCGAGGATTCAAGGGAGGACTTTGCCGCAAATACAGTGGTTCTGATAACACCTGCCGGCAACGAGCTGGACATAAACGGACCGGAAGACCTCACTTCAAGTGAAGTTGGTACAATCTCCATCGGAAACCCGGAGACCGCACCTGTGGGCAGGTATACGGTGGAAGCACTTGAAGCAGAAGGCTTATGGGAAGAACTCGAAGCAAAGACATTGCTGGCAGATGACGTCAAGCAGGTGCTCGTATATGTCGAAAGGGGAGAGGTAGATTCAGGTTTTGTCTACAGTACGGATGCAGCGACATCTGAGCAGGGTACCATAGACATCGCGGCAACATTACCCACGGTCACACCTATAAGTTACCCGATAGCAGTGACATCAGCTTCAGAGAACAAGGAAGAAGCACAGACATTTGTAGACTTTGTCAGTTCTGATCAAGGAAGGGCAATACTGGAATCATACGGCTTCACGGCTTAA
- a CDS encoding VWA domain-containing protein: MKGPGRLILTFILLLTLSFTAYALDMEFLTRDVQSSVGNSVNLSVSIMYDNGTPVNDSRVNFTTDLGILNQESVLSDSSGIAEVSLNSSTAGTAHINASSGGTYNLTNITFYPLSADSILVDADKYENVAGSITNITFTPVDVFDNTNCSEKINLDIAVSDYSGSPALNPVFTINYDKITTLEISRDENGDAYWNVSEVGSSPESDCAFLSVNSTISGNITITSTTGSASNYTELVILPGEPDRITAVYNDECTVNTSHNMYVRVYDRYANPTPEVDLTFSVTSPENTVYNSPVEYSSASLEYYSGITDASGKLSNTFTTDKRAGSNIITISVVSTSLTGNITIQGLADEIHRFFLTYTPEYALSNNQDTYTLSARPVDQFMNPILPLTTPIKEQVRFTTDSGSSVLVPLNSQGRANTIVGPTPYIESLSVSATYRNESGYTSFTNNTTLYFTAGPLEMIDIYSVPNAVLSRELSGNHESSIVLVALDEWGHSLPNVHVTFNNSNATVGTLTINEINSTHINATTDSEGRIYGTFTGNVSGNTTITAASEDVNSSTNISVKAEPFMSVNLNVQPTSVTSGSLINVTTIISIEGELPIVRPAASAMLVLDRSGSMDPDYYAGTPLDVVLVIDRSGSMSGTPIEDARNAAKEFTDNLVSNSEAGVVSFASSSGVDKDMTLLNSYDNKAAVKSAIDSIDDDGMTAMGEGMADANDLLINHGRSDTRKVMIVLTDGETNSGDDRDGEDAIAFANANGVTIYTIGLGSSLDEALLRHIASETGGTYYNAPDSSDLREIYNTIAQELSDYDISDVEYGVEGFTPYDYTFQESLGTPSSIEGITLRFEGYDLDTVFDAGSAYGGSSAGECLIQINGNNFELIPSYDTGINEQWDDYEYDISAYVQPGINTITFYDYHDYETGSNWNNRVRNVEVFWNGTKIASHSDDTELYAGGYDCSVNLVEPFETDIFINETINDLKVQLDWEDAAEDFYLQLTSPSGKMYGLNKDTTGYYPNGDTSEYIWIQPLSYLYPDDDSDTVETGYWTITVMGTSTDDFTITTFIDKKSAAKLSSHAFMSSFDESRGDKAGLALYSFEDVVESNNQTSYLLDDSSWVGYFTAGTDGFHTFNITWDDTSSIDAYLYDGIEVLDSSGGTGACEVSHLLSEGKTYHLEVVKGAGTLTDTRFTINVSTSEPDSFMTAYYDSSGGGGTPKYRVWDGLEWSTERSANYVGGSPYYVVLESSPLNSEIIMATADSNNDVNVQVWDSSSWGSVNQLSGHLYSYEQRGFDLKYEQVSGDAIVAYMDTDIDDATPRYRVWDGNSWSPDNSVDDSNSGAGDTGWIRLEANPYSDEMVLVTLDNERDLRAQVWDGDSWGNVNSVTNSASAIREGWGWFSSYSVYQCFDVAYEQTTGRAMVVWADSDGHVNYCIWDGNSWSSEYTIFDLSDDICWIKTASDPNTDNILLATQDNGDNIHIAVWDGSTWSGPTQIENNVYEYERRSVDVAFEQSSGEGVVVWGDSSSTPKYRTWDGFSWSDESSASDLGGNGYTRWVQLTPDPESNDIFLMTSDGNYDLNIQKWDGFSWSIVTELETSSTRYYECFDMVFNELAGDPEITSVSWNQWTASVTSTLENDSLSHLENAIGTMTADGLTSIDEGMYAANNELSSVDGNSTMVIMTDGLDNAGYHSLLEEAHRAKENNTIIYTVGFGNDESEVDPVLAEVAEITGGEYYFAPNSSVLKDIFQGIAMQITNFSAGGPVLSVHVPYNYITPLSVAKATYIPGSSNSTTGNATLFVAPTAPATGNAEPTITTSGTRSALEWQMPTMGSGDKWGIWYQMRVDGAGYVPIIMPSSTVTYTDLDGENVTVYVPASGSASLGGNVAGVLTYALGSLEMVPDDHLVLIDNSSRITLTVEDVTGNSSFAYVILETDLGYFNNYQNPVNITVVGSDTVDFSSAIAGKAHITARAYNINNVSDMLTAKDMLVVRPKGMITIS; this comes from the coding sequence ATGAAAGGTCCCGGTAGATTAATTCTTACTTTTATTCTCCTTCTTACTTTAAGTTTTACAGCTTACGCCCTGGATATGGAATTTCTAACCAGGGATGTCCAGAGTAGTGTGGGGAATTCGGTTAATTTAAGTGTGTCGATAATGTACGATAATGGAACTCCTGTGAATGATTCCCGGGTGAACTTCACAACTGATCTGGGGATATTGAATCAGGAATCTGTTTTATCTGATTCTTCAGGTATTGCTGAAGTTTCACTCAATTCCTCCACCGCAGGAACGGCCCATATCAATGCAAGTTCAGGCGGTACTTATAATTTGACAAATATTACCTTCTATCCGCTTTCTGCTGATTCAATTCTGGTAGATGCTGATAAGTATGAAAATGTTGCCGGCAGCATTACGAACATCACTTTTACACCTGTTGATGTCTTTGATAATACGAATTGCAGTGAAAAAATAAATCTGGATATTGCCGTAAGTGACTATTCGGGAAGCCCTGCATTAAATCCCGTATTTACCATTAACTATGACAAGATCACAACTCTTGAAATAAGCCGGGATGAAAATGGCGATGCATACTGGAATGTTTCCGAAGTGGGTAGCAGCCCGGAGTCAGATTGTGCTTTTCTTTCTGTAAACTCTACGATTTCAGGTAATATCACTATTACATCAACCACAGGCTCTGCATCCAATTACACGGAGCTGGTCATCCTTCCGGGTGAACCGGATAGGATAACAGCAGTGTATAATGATGAATGTACTGTTAATACAAGCCACAATATGTATGTGCGTGTTTATGACAGGTACGCAAATCCGACTCCTGAGGTTGATCTTACTTTCAGTGTAACATCTCCGGAGAATACCGTTTATAACAGCCCTGTTGAATATAGTTCTGCATCTCTTGAATATTATAGTGGGATCACTGATGCAAGCGGAAAGTTGTCCAACACTTTCACAACTGATAAAAGAGCGGGATCGAATATTATAACTATATCTGTTGTCAGTACATCGCTCACAGGAAACATTACTATACAAGGTCTTGCGGATGAGATACACAGATTCTTCCTGACATATACTCCTGAGTATGCCCTGTCAAACAATCAGGACACATACACACTATCCGCACGTCCAGTGGATCAGTTCATGAATCCGATACTGCCACTTACAACCCCCATCAAGGAGCAGGTCAGGTTCACAACGGACAGCGGCAGTTCGGTTCTGGTACCACTGAACAGCCAGGGACGTGCAAATACCATCGTAGGTCCCACTCCGTACATAGAATCCCTTTCAGTATCAGCTACCTACAGGAATGAATCCGGGTATACCAGCTTCACTAATAACACTACACTTTATTTCACGGCGGGACCACTTGAAATGATAGATATATATTCTGTTCCGAACGCTGTTCTGTCCCGGGAATTGAGTGGAAATCATGAATCAAGTATAGTCCTTGTCGCACTGGATGAATGGGGTCATTCATTGCCTAATGTTCATGTCACATTCAACAATAGCAACGCAACCGTGGGAACACTGACAATTAACGAAATCAATTCTACCCATATCAATGCAACAACGGATTCCGAAGGAAGGATATATGGTACTTTCACAGGAAATGTCTCCGGAAACACAACTATTACGGCTGCTAGCGAAGATGTGAACAGTTCAACCAATATCAGCGTAAAGGCCGAGCCTTTTATGAGTGTTAACCTGAATGTACAACCCACATCGGTGACATCAGGGTCTCTTATCAATGTAACAACAATCATTTCTATCGAGGGAGAGCTTCCCATTGTAAGGCCTGCTGCAAGTGCCATGCTTGTGCTTGACCGCTCTGGAAGTATGGATCCGGATTACTATGCGGGAACTCCACTTGATGTGGTACTTGTGATAGACCGTTCGGGAAGTATGTCAGGAACCCCTATCGAAGATGCAAGGAATGCTGCAAAAGAGTTCACCGATAACCTTGTTTCCAATTCTGAGGCAGGAGTGGTTTCATTTGCCAGCTCCAGCGGGGTGGATAAGGACATGACGCTTCTGAACTCATATGATAACAAGGCTGCCGTAAAAAGTGCTATCGACTCGATAGATGATGACGGTATGACTGCAATGGGTGAAGGAATGGCGGATGCTAATGACCTTCTTATAAATCATGGCCGTTCAGATACCAGAAAAGTTATGATCGTTCTCACGGATGGAGAAACGAATTCCGGAGATGATCGGGATGGTGAAGATGCTATTGCATTTGCAAATGCAAATGGTGTTACAATCTATACCATAGGTCTGGGAAGCAGTCTTGATGAAGCACTGCTCAGGCATATCGCATCTGAGACCGGTGGTACATACTACAATGCACCTGACAGTTCCGATCTGCGTGAGATATACAATACGATTGCCCAGGAACTGAGTGATTATGATATATCTGATGTAGAGTATGGAGTTGAGGGATTCACTCCTTATGATTATACTTTCCAGGAATCTCTGGGGACACCATCTTCAATAGAAGGGATCACGCTTAGGTTCGAAGGCTATGATCTGGACACAGTATTTGATGCAGGTTCAGCTTACGGCGGATCAAGTGCCGGTGAATGCCTTATTCAGATAAACGGAAACAATTTTGAATTAATACCTTCCTATGATACGGGTATTAATGAACAGTGGGATGATTATGAATACGATATCTCTGCTTATGTGCAGCCAGGGATCAACACCATAACTTTCTATGATTATCATGACTATGAAACTGGAAGCAATTGGAATAATCGTGTAAGAAATGTAGAAGTTTTCTGGAATGGCACAAAGATTGCATCCCATTCAGATGATACTGAGTTATATGCAGGCGGTTATGATTGTTCAGTGAATCTTGTAGAGCCTTTTGAAACAGACATTTTTATTAATGAAACAATAAATGACCTTAAAGTTCAACTTGACTGGGAGGATGCAGCAGAAGATTTCTATCTTCAGCTGACCAGTCCCTCTGGAAAGATGTACGGCCTCAACAAAGATACCACAGGATACTATCCCAATGGAGATACTTCTGAATACATATGGATTCAACCGCTTTCTTACTTGTATCCGGATGATGACAGCGACACAGTTGAAACTGGCTACTGGACTATAACTGTCATGGGTACGAGTACAGATGACTTCACTATTACTACTTTCATCGACAAGAAGAGTGCTGCCAAACTTTCATCCCATGCTTTTATGAGCAGTTTTGACGAGAGCAGAGGTGACAAAGCGGGACTTGCACTTTATAGTTTTGAAGATGTGGTCGAAAGTAATAACCAGACAAGTTACCTGCTCGATGATAGTAGCTGGGTAGGGTATTTCACAGCCGGAACGGATGGTTTCCATACTTTCAATATCACATGGGATGATACTTCATCCATTGATGCTTATCTCTATGATGGTATAGAGGTCCTGGATTCCTCTGGAGGAACAGGAGCATGTGAAGTATCCCATCTGCTTTCAGAAGGGAAGACATATCATCTGGAAGTAGTTAAAGGAGCAGGCACACTTACAGATACCCGGTTTACGATCAACGTCTCAACTTCAGAACCTGATTCTTTTATGACCGCCTACTATGACAGCAGTGGCGGTGGCGGTACTCCTAAGTATCGCGTATGGGATGGCCTTGAATGGTCAACAGAACGTTCGGCTAACTACGTCGGTGGAAGCCCCTATTACGTGGTCCTTGAATCAAGTCCTTTGAACTCTGAGATCATAATGGCCACTGCAGACAGTAATAATGATGTGAATGTACAGGTATGGGACAGTTCTTCCTGGGGCAGTGTGAATCAGTTAAGTGGACATCTTTATTCCTATGAACAACGGGGCTTTGACCTAAAGTACGAACAGGTATCAGGGGATGCGATAGTAGCCTATATGGATACGGATATAGATGACGCGACTCCTCGATATAGAGTATGGGATGGTAATTCGTGGAGTCCCGATAATTCAGTGGACGACAGCAATTCCGGTGCAGGTGATACAGGATGGATAAGGCTTGAGGCAAATCCCTATTCAGATGAAATGGTCCTTGTGACTCTTGATAATGAAAGGGATCTACGTGCACAGGTCTGGGATGGTGATTCATGGGGAAATGTCAATTCCGTCACAAATAGTGCCAGTGCGATACGTGAAGGATGGGGATGGTTTTCTTCATATAGCGTCTATCAGTGCTTTGACGTGGCTTATGAGCAGACTACAGGAAGAGCAATGGTAGTATGGGCGGATAGTGATGGACACGTGAATTATTGTATCTGGGACGGAAATTCATGGAGTTCAGAATATACCATTTTTGACCTGTCTGATGATATCTGCTGGATAAAGACAGCATCGGATCCTAACACTGATAATATACTCCTGGCAACACAGGACAATGGCGATAATATTCATATAGCTGTCTGGGACGGTTCTACATGGTCTGGTCCCACACAGATTGAGAACAATGTGTACGAGTATGAAAGAAGATCTGTTGATGTAGCTTTTGAGCAATCCAGTGGTGAAGGTGTTGTTGTCTGGGGTGACAGCAGTTCAACTCCTAAATATCGGACATGGGATGGCTTTTCATGGAGTGATGAATCATCAGCATCAGATCTTGGTGGAAACGGTTATACTCGTTGGGTCCAGCTTACACCTGATCCTGAGAGTAATGATATTTTCCTTATGACCTCTGATGGTAATTACGATCTTAATATCCAAAAATGGGATGGCTTTTCATGGAGCATAGTCACAGAGCTTGAAACATCGTCAACAAGGTACTATGAGTGCTTTGATATGGTGTTCAACGAACTGGCAGGTGACCCGGAAATCACTTCTGTTTCCTGGAATCAGTGGACTGCCAGTGTAACATCAACTCTGGAAAATGATTCCCTCTCCCACCTTGAAAACGCTATAGGCACAATGACGGCAGACGGACTTACTTCAATAGATGAAGGTATGTATGCTGCCAATAACGAGCTATCTTCAGTGGATGGTAATTCCACAATGGTGATTATGACAGACGGTCTTGACAATGCAGGTTATCATTCTCTGCTTGAGGAAGCTCACAGGGCAAAGGAGAATAATACCATCATATATACTGTGGGTTTTGGTAATGATGAATCCGAAGTGGACCCTGTGCTTGCTGAGGTCGCAGAGATCACAGGTGGCGAATACTACTTTGCACCAAACTCCAGTGTTCTGAAGGATATCTTCCAGGGTATTGCCATGCAGATCACCAACTTCTCCGCAGGTGGTCCTGTATTAAGTGTACATGTGCCTTACAATTACATAACTCCACTCTCGGTGGCAAAGGCCACCTACATTCCGGGAAGCAGTAACTCAACAACCGGTAATGCAACTTTGTTCGTAGCACCCACAGCACCAGCTACAGGCAATGCTGAACCCACGATCACAACTTCCGGTACAAGGTCTGCACTTGAATGGCAGATGCCCACAATGGGCTCAGGTGACAAATGGGGTATATGGTATCAGATGAGGGTGGATGGAGCAGGCTATGTGCCTATAATCATGCCGTCATCCACGGTTACATACACTGACCTCGATGGTGAGAATGTAACTGTCTATGTGCCCGCCAGTGGGAGTGCAAGTCTGGGAGGAAATGTTGCAGGTGTTCTCACATATGCTCTTGGTAGTCTGGAAATGGTGCCGGATGACCATCTTGTATTGATAGACAATTCTTCCAGGATAACTTTGACCGTAGAGGATGTAACAGGCAATTCAAGTTTTGCCTATGTAATACTTGAAACCGATCTGGGTTATTTCAACAATTATCAGAATCCTGTAAATATAACTGTAGTAGGATCGGACACAGTTGATTTCTCAAGTGCTATCGCAGGAAAGGCCCACATTACTGCCCGGGCATATAATATCAACAATGTAAGCGATATGCTTACAGCAAAAGATATGCTTGTGGTAAGACCAAAAGGGATGATAACAATAAGTTAA
- a CDS encoding peptidylprolyl isomerase: protein MKKAIIETEKGKIVLELFEKDAPKTVENFEKLIKKGFYDGLTFHRVIPDFVIQGGCPKGDGTGGPGYTIKCETKGNPRKHGTGALSMAHAGKNTGGSQFFITHSPQPHLDGVHTVFGQVIEGMDVVNKIKANDVMKKVTIVEE from the coding sequence ATGAAGAAGGCAATCATCGAAACTGAAAAGGGTAAGATCGTACTGGAACTGTTCGAGAAGGATGCACCAAAGACCGTGGAAAATTTCGAGAAACTTATCAAGAAAGGATTCTATGACGGACTCACTTTCCACAGGGTAATACCTGACTTTGTTATCCAGGGCGGATGTCCCAAGGGAGACGGTACAGGCGGCCCTGGATATACCATAAAATGCGAGACAAAGGGAAACCCGCGTAAACACGGCACAGGTGCACTCTCAATGGCACACGCAGGAAAGAACACCGGTGGCAGCCAGTTCTTCATCACACATTCCCCACAGCCACATCTTGACGGCGTGCACACGGTCTTCGGACAGGTTATCGAGGGCATGGACGTTGTCAACAAGATAAAGGCAAATGATGTGATGAAAAAGGTCACTATCGTTGAAGAATAG
- a CDS encoding SDH family Clp fold serine proteinase, which produces MGLMSEYIKKNKPIEELNSELRELIKKYNQKKDTYMVVHASAISKSDIPDVALNMDDYYAIIDLIRDVESTNLDFYIETPGGSGEAAEEIVRHLRNKFENINFVVSGEAKSAGTIIVLSGNEIYMTETGSLGPIDAQVFIGRYRVSAHDYIEWVNEKWKEAESKGRLNPFDATMIAQISPGELRGVEHSLRFAEEIVGKWLAKYKFSKWNVTETHQRPVTTDMKIKRAKEVASELINHGKWRSHGRSLKINDLEDIGLKINRVDSDLELADIVYRIQTIIRLIFSNSNTYKIFVTQDNILSKNATVASPVMPINEAMPEAVEAKIECEGCKKIHELYINLNGNKEVDQELKSKGLIPFPNNSRLICECGTENDLSGLKNDIESKFGKKIVN; this is translated from the coding sequence ATGGGTTTGATGAGTGAGTACATTAAAAAGAATAAGCCAATTGAAGAGTTAAACTCCGAACTCCGCGAGCTTATAAAAAAATATAATCAAAAAAAAGATACATATATGGTTGTCCATGCAAGTGCTATAAGCAAGTCAGATATACCAGATGTCGCTTTGAACATGGATGATTATTATGCAATAATTGATTTAATTAGAGATGTAGAATCTACTAACCTTGATTTTTATATAGAAACACCGGGGGGAAGTGGCGAAGCTGCGGAAGAAATCGTTCGCCATCTACGGAATAAGTTCGAAAATATAAATTTTGTAGTTTCAGGTGAAGCAAAGAGCGCAGGGACAATAATTGTTTTGTCTGGTAATGAAATATATATGACAGAAACTGGGAGTCTTGGTCCGATAGATGCACAAGTATTTATTGGACGGTATAGGGTTTCTGCACATGATTATATAGAATGGGTAAATGAAAAATGGAAAGAGGCTGAAAGTAAAGGAAGATTAAATCCTTTTGATGCCACAATGATTGCTCAAATAAGTCCAGGAGAATTAAGGGGAGTCGAACATAGTTTAAGGTTTGCTGAAGAAATTGTAGGAAAATGGCTTGCTAAATACAAGTTTAGTAAATGGAATGTTACGGAGACCCATCAAAGGCCAGTAACTACTGATATGAAAATTAAAAGAGCAAAAGAAGTAGCTTCTGAACTTATCAATCACGGCAAATGGAGATCGCATGGGAGATCATTAAAGATTAATGACTTGGAAGACATTGGGCTAAAAATAAATCGAGTTGATAGTGATTTAGAATTAGCAGACATCGTGTATAGGATTCAAACGATAATACGCTTAATCTTTAGCAATAGCAATACATACAAAATATTTGTAACACAAGATAACATCCTTAGTAAGAATGCTACAGTTGCTTCTCCCGTGATGCCTATAAATGAGGCTATGCCAGAAGCAGTAGAGGCAAAGATAGAATGCGAGGGGTGCAAGAAGATCCATGAATTATACATTAATTTAAATGGTAATAAAGAAGTTGACCAAGAGCTTAAATCAAAGGGTTTAATACCTTTCCCAAACAATAGCAGATTGATTTGTGAATGTGGAACCGAAAATGATTTAAGTGGGTTAAAAAATGATATTGAATCAAAATTTGGAAAAAAAATAGTAAATTAG
- the modB gene encoding molybdate ABC transporter permease subunit has protein sequence MLEQILFPLTITLKIASLSTLVVALIGVVISYVLARRDFRGKWLADVLVTLPLVLPPTVTGYILVILLGRNGTLGNIIYNLTGWSILFTWEAAVIAAFVVSLPLMVKTTAAAIESVDRDFEYAAFTLGRRELETALFITLPLAKKGILAGIVLSFARAVGEFGATLMVAGNIPGRTNTMSLSIYSAFQTGNNELANMLVLILIIMSLLSMAITAKLVNTWKV, from the coding sequence ATGCTGGAACAGATATTATTTCCCCTCACAATCACGCTGAAAATTGCCTCACTATCCACTCTCGTAGTTGCACTGATAGGAGTGGTTATATCATATGTACTTGCAAGGCGTGATTTCAGGGGAAAATGGCTGGCAGATGTCCTTGTAACATTACCCTTAGTGCTCCCTCCCACCGTTACCGGATATATCCTGGTTATCCTGCTGGGAAGAAACGGAACACTTGGAAATATCATCTACAACCTCACAGGATGGAGCATACTTTTTACATGGGAAGCTGCAGTCATTGCAGCCTTTGTGGTATCACTTCCCCTGATGGTGAAAACAACAGCCGCAGCAATTGAATCAGTTGACAGGGATTTTGAGTATGCCGCGTTCACACTAGGAAGACGGGAACTTGAAACCGCACTTTTTATCACCCTTCCACTTGCAAAGAAAGGCATACTTGCAGGGATTGTACTCAGTTTTGCAAGGGCTGTGGGAGAATTCGGTGCAACGCTCATGGTTGCCGGGAACATCCCCGGGAGAACGAACACCATGTCGCTTTCGATATACAGTGCCTTCCAGACAGGAAACAACGAACTTGCCAACATGCTGGTACTGATACTTATAATCATGTCACTGCTCTCCATGGCGATTACCGCAAAGCTTGTCAATACATGGAAGGTCTAG